The following proteins are encoded in a genomic region of Flammeovirga pectinis:
- a CDS encoding aldo/keto reductase, which produces MSTELSKIVTGVWNWGNLSTQEINSLIHQSIDAGITSFDHADIYGGYTIESKFGEAVKLSPEVKAKMQVITKCGIKLTTDNRPSHSIKSYDSSKKHIIASAENSLKELHIDVIDYLLIHRPDPLLNPTEVVDAFQTLKDQGKVKAFGVSNFLPHQVNALNKFTPLSINQIEISPLQTNALFDGSLDNCIEHGIKPMAWSPLGNGKIFSGESDHNIYLRKVIQEVGVKYGLAIDQTIFAWHLTHPAGITPVLGTTKGSRIKTAAEVLSTKLEREDWFRILEASLGHEVP; this is translated from the coding sequence ATGTCTACAGAATTGTCTAAAATTGTCACTGGAGTATGGAATTGGGGAAACCTATCTACTCAAGAAATAAACTCACTTATCCATCAAAGTATAGATGCTGGCATCACTAGTTTTGATCATGCAGATATCTATGGAGGATATACAATTGAGAGTAAATTTGGAGAAGCTGTGAAATTATCTCCTGAAGTTAAAGCTAAAATGCAGGTTATTACTAAATGTGGTATTAAGCTTACGACAGATAATAGACCTTCACATTCTATTAAATCTTATGATTCTTCTAAAAAACATATCATTGCATCTGCTGAAAATTCTTTAAAAGAATTACATATCGATGTTATTGATTACCTTCTAATACACCGTCCTGATCCTTTATTAAATCCAACGGAAGTTGTAGATGCTTTTCAAACATTAAAAGATCAAGGGAAAGTAAAAGCTTTTGGTGTAAGTAACTTCTTACCGCATCAGGTGAATGCTTTAAATAAATTTACTCCTTTAAGTATTAATCAAATTGAGATTTCACCTTTACAGACAAACGCATTGTTTGATGGCTCTTTAGATAACTGTATAGAACATGGTATAAAGCCTATGGCTTGGTCTCCTTTAGGAAACGGAAAAATATTTTCGGGAGAATCTGATCACAATATATATCTTCGTAAGGTTATTCAAGAAGTTGGAGTTAAATATGGTTTAGCTATTGATCAAACAATATTTGCGTGGCATTTAACACACCCTGCCGGAATTACTCCTGTTTTAGGAACAACTAAAGGAAGCCGAATAAAAACTGCAGCAGAAGTATTGTCTACAAAATTAGAAAGAGAGGATTGGTTTAGAATTCTTGAAGCTTCACTTGGACACGAGGTACCTTAA